CGGAGCTGCTGGCGGGCGGTCAGACCAGCGTCCAGCGGGATTTCGCGGGCAGTCCGGAGCGGGCCGTGATCGCCTCTCCGGCCGCCTGCGCGGCGGCGTAGAGCGCCTCCTCGTCGATCACCGTGTGGTGGTAGTTCTCGACCACGCGGCGGCCGTCGACCCACACGCTGTGCACACCGCGGCCGTCGGCGGACCACACCAGCTGGTTGGCGACGTTGAGCAGCGGGCGCCATTCGGGGCGGTCGGTGTCGTGCGCGACGAGGTCGGCCCTGCGTCCGGGCGCCAGCACGCCGATCTCGTCGGCCAGGCCGAGGCCGCGGGCACCGCCGACGGTCGCCATCGCGAACGCCTCCTCGGCGGGGAACATCGTCGGGTCCTGGCGGCCGTCCTTGAACAGCCCGGCGACCAGGTAGGTCGCGCGCATCAGGTCGGAGTAGTTGCTGGCGTTGTTGCCGTCGGTGCCGATGGCGACGTTGACCCCGCGGGCGGCCATCTCGGGGAACCTCCCGATCCGCGTCACGCCGTAGGAGACCTTCAGCGCCGTCGTCGGGCAGTGCGCGACGGACGTCCCCGTCCGCGCGAGCAGGTCGATCTCGGCGTCGTCGACGTGCACCGCATGGGTGAGGATGACGTTGTCCCCGAGCACGCCGAGGTCGGCGAGGTGCTCCATCGGGCGGCGCCCGTAGGTGGCGAGGAAGTACGCCGGGTCGACCTCGGCCGGCGACATGTGGAACGACAGCCCGGTGCCCCGCTCGCGGGCGAGCCCGGCCGCCGCCTGCCACAGCTCGTCGCTGCAGGTGTTGTGGCCGACGAGGATCGGCCAGGCGGCGATCCGCCCGTCGGCGGCGGAGGCGAACCGGTCGAGCTCGTCGACCAGCCCCTTGATGGCGTCGTCGGTGTTCTGCCGGTAGACGTCCGGCTCCGGTGGCAGGTCCCAGGTCCAGCGGCCGACCCGGCCACGGATGCCGGTCTCGGCGAGCCCGTCGACGACGGCGTCGAGGAAGCGGATCGTGCCCGCCTCCAGGAAGCTGGTGGTGCCGCTGCGCAGCATCTCCAGGGCGGCGAGCTGGCCGGACAGCCGCTCCTCCGGCTCGTTGTAGGCGGCGTAGAGCGGGCAGAGCCAGGCGAAGACGTTCTCCTCGAAGGGCGTGTCATCCGGGACGTAGCCGCGGGTCAGCGGCTCGCCGGTGATGTGGATGTGCGTGTTCACCAGGCCCGGCGTCAGCACGAACCGACGTCCGTCGACGGTCTCGGCGGCCCGGTACCCGGCGAGGATCTCGGCGGTCGGACCGACGGCGGCGATCGTGTCACCGGCGATCGCGACCGCGCCGTCCCGCAGGACCCGGCGATCGTCGTCCATGGTGACCACGACCGCTCCGGCGATGATCGTGTCGACCGGCACAGGCGCGCCGGCCGGCGCCGCCGCGGGCACGGAGTCGGGTGGGGAGTCAGCTGGGGAGAGGTCCTCGGGAGGCATCGTCACTTCCGGTTCCTGGGTGTGGATGAGGGATGTCAGGGGCGGCGGGCGGTCATCACGGTCTGGCCGGGCAGCGGCTGGAGCGTCGCGGCCGGTTCCAGGCCCGCCGCCCGCATCCAGCCGTGCAGGTCGGCGACCCGGAAAACGCCGTCGCCGCCGGTTGACGCGAGCATGGTGAGGCCCATGAGCAGGGCCGGAGCGGACGGTGCGGCGGGCACCTCCGGCCGCGGGTAGTCGGCGACGACCAGCGTGCCGCCCGGCCGCAGCGCCGCCGCGGCCCGCGCCACCAGCCGGCGCGCTCCCGCGACGGACTCGGCCCGCAGCACATGGCCGAGGACGACGACGTCGGCGGCGGCGTCCGGAAGCTCCACCTGGTGGTAGTCGCCCGCCACCACCCGCACCCGGGCACCGGCCCGCACAGCGTCGACCGCGGCATCACCCACCACGGCGATCGCCCCTTCGGTCACGGCGACGACCTCGGGCAGCTCCACCGCGAGCGCGTGGGCCCGCGGCCACGCCGTCAGGAACGCCAGCGTCCACGGTGCGGCGCCGGCGCCCAGATCGATCACCAGCGGGTCGGCCCCGATCGGGCTCAGCGTGTCGACGACCGCGCGGGCGACCTGCCGTTGCACAGGAGCGGTGGCCCTGGCCAACGCCGGGTAGAAGCCGCCCGGGTCGTCCTCGATCCGCACCGCCGGCGCGCCGCGACGCAGCGTCTGGGCGAGCTCCGGCCACCGTTCGTGAGGCCCTGGTGCGCCGCGGACGAGCGCCACCATCGTCCGTGGCGCACCGGCGAGCAGATATGTGGCCGCGACCGCACCGAGCTGATAGCCGATGGCGGGCTCGTGGGTGAGCAGGCCGAGTGCCACCAGGGTGTCGGCGAGCAGCGCCGTCCGGTGCTCGTCCACGTCCACCGCGGCGGCCAGCGCGGACGCCGGCTGCGGGCCTGCGGCCAGTTGTTCGAACAGGCCCAGGTCCAGCGCGGCGACGACCGCCCAGTACCGGGTGAAGCCGTGGATCACCTCCCAGACCGGTGCCGGGCCGGGCACGACCGGCTCCGCGGCCAGCTCCGTCGACGAGCTCGGGTCGCGCAGATCACTCGGGTCGCTCAGCTCGACAGTCATGGGCGGAGAAGCACCTTGCCGACGGCCCGGCGCTCCTCCAGGCGGGACTGCGCCGCGGCGGCGTCGGCGAGCGGGAACTCCTCGTCCACCGGCGTCACCAGACCGCCACGCCAGTAACGCTCCAGCACCTCGCCGAACTCGCGGGCCGGGTACGGGTCGGAGCCGAGCAGCTTCAGGCCGAAGTGGAAGCTGTATTCCAGCGGCACCGTCGCCTCGGCGCCGGAGGTGTCGCCGACGAACACCAGCCGCCCGCGGGGCGCCAGGCTGAACAGGGACGCCGGCCACGTCGCCGGGCCGACATGGTCGAGCACCATGTCCACACCGCGGCCGTCGGTCGCCTCCCGTACCGCGCCCACCACCTGCTCGGATGGTGTGTCCGCCCCGGCGAGGATCAGATGGTCGGCGCCGATGCCGCCGGCGAACGCCAGCTTGTCGGCGCTGCTCGCGGTCGCGATGACGGTCGCTCCGAGCTGCTTGGCGAGCTGCACCGCGGCGAGGCTCACCCCGCTGGCCGCGGCGTGCACCAGCAGCGTCTCGCCTTCGCGAAGCCCACCGACCGGGCTCAGCGCGTGCCAGGCCGTCGTCCAGATCGTCGGCAGCAGCGCCGCCTCCGCCAGCGGTACATGATCGGGAACGAGATGTGCGTTCAACGCGGGGACCAGCACATATTCGGCGTAGCCGCCGGGAGCGTTGCCGCCGAGCACCCGCGTGTCCGGGCAGAAACCGTCGTTGCCCCGCAGGCAGGTCTCGCACTTCCAGCACGGCACCGCCGGATTGACCACCACCCGGTCGCCCTCGCGCAGCTCACCGGCCGCCGGGCCGACCGCCACGACCGTGCCGGCGATATCCATTCCCGCGATATGCGGGGACGCGAACCCGGGTATCTTCGCCGGACCGCGGCGCTGCATGACGTCCAGGTGGTTCAGACCGCAGGCCGCGACCTGGACGACGACCTCGCCGGCCCCCGGAACAGGGTCGGGAACAGTCTCGACCGCGAGCACCTCCACGCCACCGAACCCGTGCTGTACGACCGCCCGCACTCACGCCTCCTGTAGTTCTGGCAGTTGTCCATGCCACCGCCGACCAGAGCCGGTGCAGGTCATTTCCCTGGTGAGCCGGCCGGGCGGGGATTCGGCGGAGCCGTTTCCCGCGCCGGCACCGACGCTAGGTCCCGGCGGCGTCAGGCCCGATGTGCCGGGCGCACAAACGCTGGTCGGACCCGCCCGCTCGGCGACGGTCACCGGAACTGCCAGGACAGCGGACGTAGCACTCCCGAAACGGAGCACGCCGGGCGACATGATCAGTCGCCCGGCGTGGCCAGGGGATAGGGGATGCCGAGGAGGGGCGAGGTGCCGGCCGTCCACGGCCGTCGTGCGGTCAGAACGGATCAGGACGCGACCTCAGGACGGACCAGGACTGGGCCTCAGGACGGGACCTGTACCGCGTAGACCTGCTCGTGGTCGGCGGGTGTCCACATCCAGCCGGCGCCCAACCGGGAGCCCAGCACGTCGGCCGCGCGCACCGGGTACGGCTCCTCCGGATTCGTCATTCCCCACCGCCTCGCGATCGTGTGAGCTTCGGCACGCGCGGAGGTGATCGCCTCCTCCTCATCCGCGTACACACCGATGATCCTCAACACCGGCTCCTCGATGATTCCGCATTCAATGCATCCGACCTTGCAGACGAGCCAGCTCACGTTACTTCGCACCGAACCCACCCTCCGCATTCACGATATTTCCAGGTGCCGACGCCCCGCTCCTGAACCGCCGAACGAGCGACTTTCAGAATGCGCGACAACAACGTGAGTTCAGGCGAACTCACGGCGGCCAGGTTACGTAGCAGACCATCGGGAACCGCGCTGAGCCCGTTATGGGGTGGGCCACCGGTCAGCCGCACGCCGCTGA
The Parafrankia irregularis genome window above contains:
- a CDS encoding class I SAM-dependent methyltransferase, whose protein sequence is MTVELSDPSDLRDPSSSTELAAEPVVPGPAPVWEVIHGFTRYWAVVAALDLGLFEQLAAGPQPASALAAAVDVDEHRTALLADTLVALGLLTHEPAIGYQLGAVAATYLLAGAPRTMVALVRGAPGPHERWPELAQTLRRGAPAVRIEDDPGGFYPALARATAPVQRQVARAVVDTLSPIGADPLVIDLGAGAAPWTLAFLTAWPRAHALAVELPEVVAVTEGAIAVVGDAAVDAVRAGARVRVVAGDYHQVELPDAAADVVVLGHVLRAESVAGARRLVARAAAALRPGGTLVVADYPRPEVPAAPSAPALLMGLTMLASTGGDGVFRVADLHGWMRAAGLEPAATLQPLPGQTVMTARRP
- a CDS encoding alcohol dehydrogenase catalytic domain-containing protein, with product MRAVVQHGFGGVEVLAVETVPDPVPGAGEVVVQVAACGLNHLDVMQRRGPAKIPGFASPHIAGMDIAGTVVAVGPAAGELREGDRVVVNPAVPCWKCETCLRGNDGFCPDTRVLGGNAPGGYAEYVLVPALNAHLVPDHVPLAEAALLPTIWTTAWHALSPVGGLREGETLLVHAAASGVSLAAVQLAKQLGATVIATASSADKLAFAGGIGADHLILAGADTPSEQVVGAVREATDGRGVDMVLDHVGPATWPASLFSLAPRGRLVFVGDTSGAEATVPLEYSFHFGLKLLGSDPYPAREFGEVLERYWRGGLVTPVDEEFPLADAAAAQSRLEERRAVGKVLLRP
- a CDS encoding amidohydrolase family protein, encoding MTMPPEDLSPADSPPDSVPAAAPAGAPVPVDTIIAGAVVVTMDDDRRVLRDGAVAIAGDTIAAVGPTAEILAGYRAAETVDGRRFVLTPGLVNTHIHITGEPLTRGYVPDDTPFEENVFAWLCPLYAAYNEPEERLSGQLAALEMLRSGTTSFLEAGTIRFLDAVVDGLAETGIRGRVGRWTWDLPPEPDVYRQNTDDAIKGLVDELDRFASAADGRIAAWPILVGHNTCSDELWQAAAGLARERGTGLSFHMSPAEVDPAYFLATYGRRPMEHLADLGVLGDNVILTHAVHVDDAEIDLLARTGTSVAHCPTTALKVSYGVTRIGRFPEMAARGVNVAIGTDGNNASNYSDLMRATYLVAGLFKDGRQDPTMFPAEEAFAMATVGGARGLGLADEIGVLAPGRRADLVAHDTDRPEWRPLLNVANQLVWSADGRGVHSVWVDGRRVVENYHHTVIDEEALYAAAQAAGEAITARSGLPAKSRWTLV